A window from Salvia miltiorrhiza cultivar Shanhuang (shh) chromosome 2, IMPLAD_Smil_shh, whole genome shotgun sequence encodes these proteins:
- the LOC131013362 gene encoding LOW QUALITY PROTEIN: wall-associated receptor kinase 2 (The sequence of the model RefSeq protein was modified relative to this genomic sequence to represent the inferred CDS: deleted 1 base in 1 codon): MAPTKLILISMLVTLAHTQSKRTQLCRSSCGQIPISYPFGVDDGCGSPYYRRILVCSDSGDLEFRTPSGRYPVLNISYSDPHLLITDPSMWSCRDGDGDAFRPTTAFSLDTSTHFRLSPQNDYLFFNCSHDDVIMEPKPVFCERFPDQCDSACDTASYLCRHLPHCGAALHAASCCSYYPKGSDSLRMMLNHCSTYTTVYWRNLGVTPAYNQVPEYGIRIDFDIPVTTRCLWCQDAAKGAGTCGFDVGTLDFTCLCDKGNATTYCKDRSGQGTSPAMVAGSVSAVSVAGAFVGVGIWYLRKVRAKAPVTHGVQTNENRLF, encoded by the exons ATGGCTCCAACAAAGTTGATCTTGATCTCAATGCTGGTGACGCTAGCACACACCCAATCCAAACGCACCCAATTATGCCGCAGCTCCTGCGGGCAGATCCCAATCAGTTACCCGTTCGGAGTGGACGACGGCTGCGGCAGCCCCTACTACCGCCGCATCCTCGTCTGCTCCGACTCGGGCGACCTCGAGTTCCGCACCCCCTCGGGGCGCTACCCGGTCCTCAACATCAGCTACTCCGAC CCCCACCTCCTCATCACCGACCCCTCCATGTGGTCCTGCcgcgacggcgacggcgacgcCTTCCGCCCCACCACCGCCTTCAGCCTCGACACCAGCACCCATTTCCGCCTCTCCCCTCAGAACGACTACCTCTTCTTCAACTGCAGCCACGACGACGTCATCATGGAGCCCAAGCCCGTCTTCTGCGAGCGCTTCCCCGACCAGTGCGACTCCGCCTGCGACACCGCCAGCTATCTCTGCCGGCATCTGCCCCACTGCGGGGCGGCGCTGCATGCCGCCTCGTGCTGCTCCTACTACCCCAAAGGGAGCGACTCCCTCAGGATGATGCTCAACCACTGCTCCACTTACACCACCGTTTACTGGAGGAATCTTGGGGTCACGCCCGCCTATAACCAGGTGCCGGAGTATGGGATCAGGATCGACTTCGATATCCCCGTCACCACGCGCTGCCTCTGGTGCCAGGACGCCGCCAAGGGCGCCGGGACGTGCGGCTTCGACGTCGGAACCCTCGATTTTACGTGCTTGTGCGATAAGGGGAATGCCACCACCTATTGTAAAG ATCGCAGTGGGCAGGGGACCAGCCCGGCAATGGTGGCAG GGAGTGTGAGTGCGGTGTCTGTTGCTGGAGCATTTGTTGGAGTTGGAATTTGGTACCTTAGAAAAGTGAGAGCGAAAGCTCCCGTGACTCATGGAGTTCAGACCAACGAGAATAGACTTTTTTGA